In a single window of the Phycisphaerales bacterium AB-hyl4 genome:
- a CDS encoding enolase C-terminal domain-like protein, with amino-acid sequence MSNVVATPRVVRVRAWEVVVPVVPGAVNSPALEDAAESEPWDAAPIVLVELTFDDGVIGLGELPRDVTLKTVDASLARLVGLTCPGPSMAAQPSAWRPGNMFGLHQLMPAPAWQSTQLAAAALETALLDATGKRLGCRVVDLLGGAVRQRVSVDYWCGRQTPADLEVIVGRALEHGFRGLKMKSRLGDPVIEQLRVIRQIAGEGFAVTIDPMFQWLSPAHVLPMVKAIDHCNLAVKLEDPFPQDQPQMWQRLRDAVATPLIWHARDAVSLRRGLQARCVDGFNASDGYCWGFLGQAHALEALGLPCWQGSSIELGVAQAARLHACAAAPACVWPSDLVGAAIRQHTLTTWDWPYDAGYLPLPTAPGLGVELDYDAVAHFAQVACDHE; translated from the coding sequence ATGAGTAATGTTGTCGCGACACCACGCGTGGTCCGTGTGCGGGCATGGGAAGTGGTCGTGCCCGTCGTGCCCGGCGCGGTGAACAGCCCCGCGTTGGAGGACGCTGCCGAAAGTGAGCCGTGGGATGCCGCGCCGATCGTGCTGGTGGAGTTGACGTTCGATGACGGCGTCATCGGGCTGGGCGAACTGCCGCGCGATGTGACACTCAAAACCGTGGACGCGTCATTGGCGAGGCTGGTCGGTCTGACCTGCCCCGGACCGTCGATGGCAGCACAGCCCAGTGCCTGGCGGCCCGGCAACATGTTCGGCCTGCATCAACTCATGCCCGCCCCCGCCTGGCAATCCACGCAACTCGCTGCGGCGGCACTGGAGACGGCGCTGCTTGACGCGACCGGCAAACGCCTGGGCTGTCGCGTGGTCGACTTGCTCGGCGGGGCTGTGCGGCAGCGCGTCAGTGTCGACTACTGGTGCGGTCGCCAGACGCCAGCCGACCTGGAAGTCATCGTGGGCCGAGCGCTTGAGCACGGCTTCCGGGGCTTGAAGATGAAGTCGCGTCTCGGCGACCCTGTCATTGAACAGCTGCGCGTCATTCGCCAGATCGCCGGCGAGGGCTTCGCCGTCACGATCGACCCGATGTTTCAATGGCTTTCGCCCGCCCACGTCCTGCCGATGGTCAAGGCCATCGATCATTGCAACCTGGCGGTAAAGTTGGAAGACCCATTCCCGCAGGATCAGCCGCAGATGTGGCAGCGCTTGCGCGACGCGGTGGCGACACCGCTGATCTGGCATGCCCGCGATGCGGTGTCGTTGCGTCGCGGATTGCAGGCTCGTTGCGTTGACGGCTTTAATGCCTCCGACGGCTACTGCTGGGGCTTCCTCGGCCAGGCCCACGCCCTTGAAGCTTTGGGCTTGCCGTGCTGGCAGGGATCATCCATCGAACTGGGCGTCGCCCAGGCGGCCCGGCTGCATGCCTGCGCCGCAGCGCCGGCATGTGTCTGGCCCAGCGATCTTGTCGGCGCCGCCATCCGCCAGCACACCCTGACCACTTGGGACTGGCCCTACGACGCAGGTTACTTGCCACTGCCCACGGCTCCCGGCCTCGGCGTCGAACTCGACTACGACGCCGTCGCTCATTTCGCACAAGTCGCATGCGATCATGAATAA